The window ggtgcagccgccgtggaaaacagcatgaggctcctcaaaatattaaacacagaatCGCCGTATGACCCAGCGATTCCATTTCCGGGCACACCGCACCCAACTGAACTGAGAGCAGGGTCTCGAAGAGGTGTCTGCACCCCACGGTCGGGTCAGCAGCCACGGCCCCGGCCCCTCAAGAAAGCGGGCCTGCAGGCGTCACCGTGAAGTCCCCAGGGACCCCTGGGCACGCTGGCCTCCTGCAAGTCAGGCTCGGTCACCAGGGGTCTGGTTTGCAGGGGCCCCACCAGACAAGGCCCCCACTGGGCATTGGCTCCGCGAGAGGGAAGAGCAGGCCCTTCCTGTGGGTGCTGTGGGTGTGGGGCTCAGCTGCCGAGCACCTACCGCTTCCGGGGCCTTCTGCAAAGCTCAACCCAGGACCCAGGATTCCCAGAGAGATTCAGGCTGCATGTACAGGAAGTGCTTGGAGAAATCTGGATCCAGAACGGAGCTCagcgggaggagggaggcaggtgggctcAGGTCCCCAGGCGGGTGGGGCGTGGGGCGGGCCACGGGTCAGCGGCGCCCCAGCACGCGGCCCTGGAAGTCACTCCTGGAAGCTCAGCGACTGCCTTCCTCGCTGCTCTGGAAGCCAGGCCCTGTGGTGCATCCCCGCCTGCTTGCATTAGTCAGACTTTCTCTGCAGGGGCCCTGATTAAACACAAAGCCAGGATGTGATGGGGCGAGACAGAGCGCCACCGGGCCGGGAAGCCAGGAGGTGTTCCCTGGGACTTACACACAGGGAGGAGTCTTTCAGGTAGTGGGAgctgccagtgcaaaggccctggggcggAACAAGCTGGGCGTGTCCAGCACGGTGGGGAGAACCCCTGGACTACCGGGCAGTTGCCGGAATATTGGGCCATCCAGGACTGAGGCAGCCATCGGAAAGGATGTGTGTTCAGAGTCTGTGGTGTCTGGCCGGAACGAGGCCCTTGGTAACTGTCTGGTGAGTGGGCAAACGAGCAAACAAACGTGTGCCTGTGTGCCTGGCGGGATCCCCCTGGGGAGCCAGACACCAGCGCCTGGTCTGTGTGCTCGGGTGGAGACAGCCCGTCCCCGGGTGGGGTTCCAGGCGGGCCTGCGCCACGCCCGGCAAAGGCCCTGAAAGAGTCCTTGTTGCGGCAGGCCTCGAGCGTTCCCCAGCCAGAATCCGAATGGAAAGGTGACGAAGCCCGCGGGGGCATCCCGGGCTCTGGGACCCTGTGGCAGGGCCACAGctcaggggagacagaggatgatGAGGACACCGAGCTTGCCCAGCCCTCCGCTGCCAGCCAGGCCCGTCCTCGCGCAAACACAGACTTCTGGGAGCCTCTCACATCCCTCGGGGGCCAGTGTGAGCTGCACAAACCACGGCCCCCACCCCGGCTGCAAAGGGCTTCACATGGGCCACAAGTCAACCCTCAGCAGGGAGGCCCCCCTGGACTGTCCGTCCCGTACTTTAGGCCAGCTTGAGCTACAACAGGCACCTGAGGTGGGGGTCGGGGGATAAGGTGGGCCTGCTGCAGCCATTTAGAGTGGAGGACAGACAGGCCTGGGGAGTCAGGTGCACAGAAGACCACCCTGCCCCTGGGGCAAGTGAGGGCGACCACAGAGAGCACAGGAGGTGCACACAAGGACCGGGAGGGGTTGAGCGGTGCAgacgaggagggggaggggtgcagacagggaggggaggggtgcagacaaggagggtggggggtgcagacagggaggggaggggtgcagataaggaggggaggggtgcagacaaggaggagggggtgtgcagacaaggagggggaggggtgcagaccaggaggaggaggggtgcagacaaggaggggaggggtgcagacaaggaggggagggatccagacaaggaggggaggggtgcagacagggaagggaaggtgcagaccaggaggggaggggtgcagacaaggaggggaagggtgcagacaaggaggagggggtgtgcagacaaggagggggaggggtgcagacaaggaggagggggtgtgcagacaaggagggggaggggtgcagacaaggaggaagaggggtgcagacaaggaggggaggggtgcagacaaggaggaagagggatccagacaaggaggggaggggtgcagacaaggaggaagagggatgcagataaggaggggaggggtgcagacaaggaggggagggatccagacaaggaggggaggggtgcagacagggaagggaaggtgcagaccaggaggggaggggtgcagacaaggaggggaagggtgcagacaaggaggagggggtgtgcagacaaggagggggaggggtgcagacaaggaggagggggtgtgcagacaaggagggggaggggtgcagacaaggaggaagaggggtgcagacaaggaggggaggggtgcagacaaggaggaagagggatccagacaaggaggggaggggtgcagacaaggaggaagagggatgcagataaggaggggaggggtgcagacaaggaggggagggatccagacaaggaggggaggggtgcagacagggaagggaaggtgcagaccaggaggggaggggtgcagacaaggaggggaggggtgcagacagggaagggaaggtgcagaccaggaggggaggggtgcagacaaggaggggaggggtgcagaccaggaggggaggggtgcagacaaggaggggaggggtgcagaccaggaggggaagggtgcagaccaggaggggaggggtgcagacaaggaggggaagggtgcagacagggaagggaaggtgcagacagggaggggaagggtgcagaccaggaggggaggggtgcagacaaggaggggaagggtgcagaccaggaggggaggggtgcagacaaggaggggagggatgcagatgaggaggggaggggtgcagacagggaagggaaggtgtagacagagaggggaggggggtgcagacacagaggggagggatgCAGACAAGGAGGGTCAGGGTGTGGAGACCTGACCAATAGCCATAGTCCTGAGCCCCACTGCCCTGAACCAGTTAAGGAGTGACTGACCGGGAAGGACCCTGCATTAGTGTCAACCGATTAACCAATCCCTCACCTAGTAACAGAATCCGATCTACAGAGGTAtcctgtctgccccacccccgcatcCTTGGGGAGTAGGGCTTTGTCATCAGAGTCATTTCTGTGCCCCCAGCACTGTGAAGGTGCCCTTCCAGTGCTCACGAATGGATGACTCTTCCTTGgtaagggtggggtggggctgcctCAGCAGGGGTGTCCGTCGAGGGGTCTGTAGGGGCATCTCGGGACATCTCCGGAGAAAAGGGACACAGGGTGCCCGGGTTTTCAGAGGAAGAGTCTGGCAGCAGAGGGCCCTGCAGCTGACTCCCTACAGGCCGGGCTCCCCCCCAGGCCCCACGGAGGCCAAGAGGCCACAGGTCATCTATCCTCAGCCTTCTTCTATGCCCCTTCCCACGTGTCCCATCGTGCTCTTGGGAGGTGGGCcactgcagagggagggaggccctcCCAGCAAGCCAGCCGGGGCTCGGGTCTCCCCGCTGCACATcccaggggtggggcgggggaatCCCTGGGTTGCAGAGGCCTTCCACGTGGCGCGGGGGTGCTGGGACAGGAGGGCAAGCCCGAGGCCACCGCCACCGCTGGACAGCGCGTGAGCAAACCACAGCAGGAGAGACGCGACCCTGCGCTGTCTGTGGCTTCCTCTCCTGGAACAGGCCGCTGCTTCTCAACCCGACCTTGGGTTCGGTTCCGTCCCACAGGTGCAGGACCCTCCCGAGGCTGCAGGGCTTGTCCTCGCCCAgccgggctctgcacagagccacCCAACACCGCGCGTCCGGTCAGCGGAGCGGGGACACGTGCAGCAGGCCAGCTGTCCTGCAGGAGAGCCAGGCGCAAGAGGGTCTGTGCCAACGGAGAACCGGGCTGCTCTTCTCACGCAGGTTCTCCTTCTGGAAAGTAGAGTTGTTTTCCAGGAAACATCATGCCGTTTACGTTAATGTATTTCATCTGGAAATTAATGCGGATTGTGAACCTTTTGGATGAGTTCAAATGTGGTAAGTACGGACGGATACAACGTATGTACAAAGTACGGACGCAGAGAGCAGCTCTCTGGGTTCTCAGCATTTTTAAGAGCGGAGGGGGTCCCGAGACCAAACAGTTTGAAAACCAGAATTAGAATCTGTCTTTGGCCTGAGGACCTCCATTTTCCGTGGGCATCGGGCTGCCTCTCTGTGGCTGTGTTATTTACTTGAAATACAGGTTAGGTCATTCGTTTTTGTTTGCATTCTATTCTGGTTGATTCTATTTATTCCATCCCTCCCCACATGTGTGAAATATTAACAAGGTTCCAAAAAGCTTTCTGTTGGAGCTCAGACACCCCCTGGGCGTCCCCACAATGCTGGCTCCCCTTCTGCTCCCAGGCACCTGATGAGGGCTCTATTTTCCTGACAGTGGGCAGTGACCAGCTTCAGAGTCTGTTAGCTAGGCACCCCCGTGGGccgcctccctgccccagccagccTTTCTGGAAGTGGGACCACCCTTCCCACGGGGTTGACTCCCCTCTGGAGGGAGGGCATCAGGAGGCCCCGGCCAGCGGTGTGGACAGCGGCCGTGTACTCTGACGGGCTGTGTTCACCAAAACGCAGAGCCCCAAGGCCAGGGATCCCCGAGCTGGGAGCCCCCacttctccagcccctctcccgcACGTGGACTAATGCGGGGCCAGGAATGCGGCCCCTCgggtccccaccctgccctgaggGTGTAACACGCtggccaccccgccccccacctccacctccagggAGACACTAAGAAGGGTTTGTTGGGAAGGGGGagcgggagggagaggagaggagggcggggaggcgggagggATAGACAAAGAAAGGGGTGCGGCAAGTGGCAGGCGCCCGCGGGAGGAGAGTGACCTCAGCGCCAGAGAAGCATCTGCTCAGCCTCAGAGCGAGGGCGGGCCGAGGTCGAGgcgccccctctcccctctcccctctccgcGGCAGATCTCTCCGCGGCTCCGCGGCTGCGGTGCAGGGCCCGGGCCTCACTGGCCAGCCGGGCGCTGTCCTGCGTGTGAACCGCAGCTCGGGGCTCCTGCCGCGACCATCCGCTGCCCGCACCCCCGCCACCCGCCCTCCGGCCGCGCCTGCTGGGTGAGTACTGCGTGTGCGTGCGCCTGTGTCCCCATCCGGAGACGCCGGGCCTCCGGGCTCCTCCCAGGGTGCAGCAGCTAGCGGCACCCCAAGACGGAGGCGTGAGTTTGCTGTATAGTTCTGGGCGCAGCGAGCCCAAAGTTTCCCCTCCCGGCTCCCGGGACTCCCTCTGACGGCAGCCCTGAGGAGTGGCGCTCGGGGATCCCCGCGGCTGCAGAGCGGGCTGCTGGCGCAACCCAGCCCGGGCTCCAAACCTGCCAGGCGCCCGGCCTCCCGTAGGGGCGTCCGGAATCCGCCTGTAACCGGACACAGCTGCTTTCGGGGATGGGGTCTGAGCctgagcccgagcccgagcccgagcccgggGTGTGGCAGCGGGCAGGGatactgggggggtgggggggggggcgctgcacTCCGGAGGTCCCTGCTCCCGGGACCAGCGGGACCGGCGTGCCGggttctccctctgctcctaggTCAtgggagccccaagtcaggccaCCACCTGGGGCAGGGCCCTCTGGGCTCTCCTCCTGGCCACACTGGGGTCCGCGGCGAGCCAGCCGCTGGGGGCGGAGTCTGTCTGCACAGCCCGACCGCTGGCCAAGTACAGCCTCACCTTCACGGGCAAGTGGAGCCAGACGGCCTTCCCCAAGCAGTACCCCCTGTTCCGGCCCCCCGCACAGTGGTCGTCCCTGCTGGGTAAGCGCAGCCCCCGCCGCCCGTTCCTGCCTGTCCAGCAGCGGCCCCCCTCCTGGAGGGGCCGGTCACACGACAGCTGCACCACGCTtcgcagctgggggggggggggcactcccaTCCCATTGCCTTCAGCGCCGGGCCGACTGCTGGACGGcggggccctggggggggggcggccagaGTGGCCCCTGCGCGGTGCCCGGGTGGCCCGGCTTCGGCTCACCCCGCCGGCCGCACGCGCAGGGGCGGCGCACAGCTCGGACTACAGCATGTGGAGAAAGAACCAGTACGTGAGCGACGGGCTGAGGGACTTCGCCGAGCGGGGCGAGGCCTGGGCGCTGATGCGGGAGCTGGAGGCGGCGGGAGAGAAGCTGCAGAGCGTGCACGAGGTGTTCTCGGCGCCCGCCGTGCCCAGCGGCACCGGGCACACGTCCGCCGAGCTGGAGGCCCACGCCAGGCACTCGCTGGTGAGCCGGCggccgcggggagggggggggggctcgctgagcgcccgccccgcccccccaggtgTCCTTCGTGGCGGTGGGGGCTCGCTGAGCGAgccccgtcccccccaccccgcccctgcagGTTTCCTTCGTGGTCCGAATCGTGCCCAGCCCCGACTGGTTCGTGGGCGTGGACAGTCTGGACCTGTGTGACGGGGACCGCTGGAGGGAGCAGGTCGAGGTCGACCTGTACCCCTACGACGCTGGCACGGACAGTGGCttcaccttctcctcccccaaCTTCGCCACCATCCCGCAGGACACGGTGACGGAGGTGAGGAGGTGAGGGACGGGACGAGAGCCCTGCTGGCCctggacacccccccccctccccccggacTAGAAGACGGCCCGTCTGCAGGGGGCCCGCAGGTCGGGGAGGAGGGCCCAGCCCTTTCTGGTTGATTCCCAGCCTGCggcctcccccccctccccccctccacacaGCCTGCGGCCTCGCACCCCCAGAGCCTGTGCCCCGCCCCCGGTCCACGCAGCCTGCGCCACCCCTCGGAGCCTACGCAGCCTGAGGCCacgcgccccgcccccaggagcTGGCGGCCTTCGGAGGGGGCGGGCTTTCCTGACCCCGCCCCACCCGGCGCTCCAGAGCCTGGGCCCGCCCACTGCAAGCGTGTGCTGCGGGTTCTCCCGTGCTGAGACCCCTGCTCTCCCCACAGATaacctcctcctctcccagccacCCGGCAAACTCCTTCTACTACCCCCGGCTGAAGTCCCTGCCCCCCATCGCCAGAGTGACCCTGGTGCGACTCCGGCAGAACCCCAGGACCTTCGTGCTGCCCCCCCCAGGCCCGCTGGGCGGGGGCAATGAGATCACGGACAGCCTCTCAGGTGAGCCTGCAGGTGCCCGGCCGGCACGCCCGTGATCCCGGGTGCTCCGACTCCGGGGGGGCCCTGACGTCCCACTGGCTGCACAGGGCGGAAGCACCATTCAGGTGTGCGGGTCACGCAGGGACCGTGACCAGGCAGCCGCCGATACGGAGCCCCATGCGTGAGGCCCTTAGGTCTCAGCTGCAGAATAACCCTTAATGGTGAGTGGCCACCGGGTACAAACAGCAAAGGATCCTAAGGGGCTAGAAACCGCCCAAGAGTCACCATCTGTGGCTCGGCAGCGACAACACCTCAACACGAGCTACTTCCCAAGGCCACGCCGGTCACCTGCACGCAACCCCTCGAGGGCCAGTAATCCAGGGACTAGGCCCCGCTGTGTGCCCAGCCCACAGGACACACCCCGGAAGTCCCAACTTGAGATGAGGCGACAGGATGGAGAAAGGTGCTGAATTGGTCGCCGGGCTCCTGGGGGTGATGTGCCCTTAGCCAGGTGGGGCCAGGCCACCCATGGGGTGCACAGGGGTGCAGGGGACGGAGTCAGACCAGGTTACTGCTCAGATGGGCTTAGGGTGCCCCACTCTGAGTCATATGAGCCACTGTCTGTGAGCAAACTCAAACACCAGGGTTTGAGCTCTCAGTGTAGGATGACGTGGGTCCCAGGGGTTCCGTGCATCGAGCACAAGACGACGTGGTTCTGGGGGCTCAGAGTGTCCAGTACAAGATGACAGGGGGTCAGAGCATTCAGTACAAGATGACAGATGGGGTTCTGGGGGTTCTGAGCATTTGGTGCAGGACAGTGGGGGTTCTGAGAGATTTGGGATTTAGTTGATTCAAACTCTAGACTGAAGATTTAGCTCTTGCACAACACTTGCAAGGGAAAGCCTTTGACACTCGTGACCGAGACCCCTGTCAGTGGTGTGCCTGTGTGTGGCCCAGGTCACAGCTGACAGGGCAGGACATTCCACTAAATGGATCTCTCTGCGCCCTCCCTGGCGAAGGGGATGGTGTGGGTGGTGAAGGGGAGCCCCCACCGCGGTCGCCTTCTGAAAGCCAGCACCGCGGGCAGCGGAGACCCCGGCCAGCCTGTGCTGCCTTCAGAACATCTCTCAACACGgggtcccccctgcccccaggggccAGAGTTGGCCTCCCAGAGTCCCGGACAGTGGACGCAGAAATGCTCCCTCGAGGCATCTTAGTGGTTTTCCCTGGGCGGTGCGATCGGTGGGTTTGTAGCCTGCTCTAAACCACGCCGATAAAATCGAGCACCTCTCACGACTCTGAAGGTGGGAGCTGGTCTTGTGCACCGAACACACGCCCGGGGGTCCCCTTCTGCCACAAAGCACCTCACACGCATGCTCACGGCCTCTCCTGTGCTCGGTCCAGGTCCAGAAACGCCGCTGGACTGCGAAGTCTCCTTGTGGTCGTCCTGGGGGCTGTGTGGGGGTCCCTGCGGGAAGCTGGGGGCCAAGAGCAGGACTCGCTACGTCCGCGTGCAGCCTGCCAACCACGGGACGCCCTGCCCcgagctggaggaggaggcggagTGCGTCCCCGACAACTGCGTCTGAGACCAGAGCCCCGGGCCCCTCGACCCCACGTGGTGGCCCAGCCTCGTTGTGCAGCGGGCCAGGCGGGGCTTCGTCCATCACCCCTCTGAGCTCCACCGCTGACACACGTGCCTCGGGCTGCTGGAGCAGGACGGCGGGAGAGGCGCCTCCTTTCCGCAAGCTTTCCTCTCGGGCGCCCGGTCCTGAGGTCCCCTCTCGTGGGTGAGTCTCTGCTATAAACCGTGTCCTGCCCTGTTCACCATAGTTCAAGGCCATCTTGCACGCAGACGACTTGTACATGGTGCCCGCTGGGCCACCTGCAGGAGAGCCACGCACCCCAGGCCCAGAGCCCCAAGCCACACGTGCATGACATACCTCGGACCTGCCCTCCCAGGCGCCCacacccctgcctgcccctctcaGCCAGGCTGCCTCGGCAGGCCACGCAGGTCAGGTGCATAAAGGAGAGCAGGCGCTGACCCCTCACCTTGGCGTTGTCATATGACCGATCTCCCTGCACTTGAATAAAGACTGTTTCATGACCGCAGGGGCCCTTGTCTCACATTTCCGGGAAGGGCCCTGGGACGGGCACCGTGAGCAGGTAGGGGGCCATGCTCCCGCCCCCAGAGTAGGGCCCCCCCACTCCCCGAGACTTCACAAGGGCAGCACTGCGTGCCCCTGCCGGCAGCTTGTCCCTGCCCCGGACACTCACCACCAAGGCCCATGGCCTCCCGGAGATGCCCTCAGGGCTCACTGGGCACCCACCTGAACCCTTGACTGAGGTCGCACGTCCCAACCTCATCCTACTGGCATGGATCCTCGGTGGGTCCCTGAGCCCTGGGGCTGGGCTAGTCCCTCAGGGAACAGCCAGGAGATGGGGAAGGCAGGCTCTCCATTCCTTGGGACCAGAACATTCTTTCTCTTGCTTGGACACATGCAGAATCGGATCCAATAACCACCtacctcctctcttcttccctcctcctgtctATCCatcactctccctcccttcctcctacctcctgcccacacccccttcctccccctcccttcccaccatcCTGTCTGTCCAtcgccctccccacctcctccaccctccccactcctcccccctcccccctcccgtccacctccctcccctcctcccacctccccactcctgtCCACTGCCCCCTCAATGCTCCTGCCAGTTCTTGGTCACTACACTTTCATGTAGAAACCCTTCTCGCCTCCGTCTCTCCATTTTATCAAGATCACACCTTCCGGCTGTCGGCCACCTCCCCTGTCCACTCTGTCTCAGTGGCAGTCTTGGACCCCCACATGCCCAGACCTCCCGCTGACGAGCCACCCACACCCCACAGAAGTACGTAGTGTGGGACACCACACCCCGCCTTGCACTCACTCGGTGCCAACCCTGTAAACACTCTCCTCTTGTCCCCTGCTCGGTCACGCTTAGCAGCCGAGGTCTCTCTCCCATCCCGAGGGTGTTTCTCGTGGCCTCCCCTTCCTCATTGAGACCTCCTGCTCCTGTGTCCCCTGTGTAGCCACATGCCTAGAAAGGATTCTCCCCGTTTCCTGTTCCCAGCGTTCCTTCCGCATGGGAGACCCCCTCCGCTGCTGGCGTGGGCTCCATATCTACCGTGCTGTGGCACCCAGGGTCCACGCTCCATGCTCTCTGTCCTTGCCCTTTAACTGACAGGAGGTCTGAtggcccccccagcccctccccccaccccggccggCAATgccccatccccttctctctgacGGCCGTCCTCTACTCCCTGACACCCCTGTCTGTGAGCTTGACCCCAGACCCCTCCACCCTCTACTGTTGCCTCCCTCCTTGGACCCATCCTTCTCTCCAGAACAGATTTAGATCCAAACGGTCACCTTGACCCTTGACCTAGGGGAGGAAGCAGTGAAAGCAGTTGCCCGTGACCCATCTCTCCCCCAGCGGGGGGTAGATTCTCAGCCAATACCTCAGACGCTTGCTGATGCCTCAGTGTCCTGCTGAATAGACTGGGGGCATCCGCTAAGTGGGGAGACTTGCCTGTGAAATGTTCTCAGCAGATGTTCTCCGTGGACCTCTGGACACGTGATCTTGGGGCACAACCGAGGTATTTCATGATCCAGCGCTTTCCAGGGGTGGGGTACCAGCCTGCGCGCCCCACCGAGAGCCCGGGAAGGACCTGGACCGCGCAAGGAGGTCCGACCTTCTGGGGGCTGCGCCTGAGCCGCTCACGTGCTCGGCTCCCTGCGTCTCAGCCGAGCGTCTGCCCTTGGGCAGGAGCTGGCACTAGGGCTCCCTGAAATAGGCTGCGGTAGAGGGCAGGCCCACGGTGGCAGCCCACACAGCTCGGGCACACAGCACAGATGGCCAATACCTGCTGGATGAGCGAAGAACTCAATTCACTTTGTCTGTTTGACAAGAGTCCCGATACTGAGCACCTAAAAATACTAGAGCAAATGGGACACCTCTTAGATGTAGGCGACACGTGTGCGTGACGGGCTGACGAGGTGGTGGAAAGCAGGGGGTCTCTCGGAGGCCGAGGTAAGGAGTGGCAGGAGCCAGGCCGCACCTGGGACAACGCGGCTGGCCCTCCGCCCCTTTAGGCCGGGGCGTCGGAAGCTCTCCCGGTCACCTGCCCAGAGCAGGCACGAGCAAACAGGCAACCTCACGAGGGCACAGCCTCCCTTGCACTTGACTGCTGACggagaagaaaaaagttaccTCTGACAATTCCTAAACATAAGCCCAAACTCACACTGGCACGAGGTCTGAGATTTCAGTGGAAATCTGAAAAACCCACAATCACAAGTTTTGCTTCAAGAGTCCTGGCCTTGGGGACACCCTGGGGCACTCGGAAGGCGGCGGCATAAATCTTCCCTGGACGCCTCGCTGTGGACTCAGGACTCAGAGAATTCCCACAGTAACATGAACTCACAATCAAAACTCACCAATCGCCTGAGAAAAACCAGCATGACCCCTAAATCAGAGGAAACCGCAAACTACAAAATCAGAACCACAAAGCCATTGATGCGATTGTCATGAACGGGACATGATTAAGCATGCTGACCGTGTTCTCCAGACCCGCACTCAAAACTCGAAAGTATACCGGAGACCCAAGCACCTCGCACGATCACAGACTTAAACCTGCAAAGGTGGGCTGAACGCTCCAGCTAAATGACAAGGCCATGTGCCATTTGCAGGAGGTGGAAGGCCCCGCCGGGACACTGAAGGGGGGCAGACACTGCTAGAGTTCCCCGTGAcgccctggggcggggggctggcCGGGGCCCTCGGGTGATGCGTGTCGTTCTTTGGGGTCCAAACATCTGCTGCCCCGAGATGCTCCAGATTCTAGCGCACAAGTCAGCATGGAGAAGCCTCTGGAGAAGCCCCCTGCCGACACACCACGGACAGCCACCCCGGGGACTCGAGGCGGGCAGATGATGGAAAATAAGCCAGTAAATAAATCCTACGTTAGAAGGTGCTCTGTGCAAGGAGGCCATGGCCCAGAAAGAACACTGCCGCTGGTGGTGGGGTGCCCTTCCGGGAAGGTGTTCAGAGGCACCCCCACTCACGAACCCCCCTCTGAGCAGAGCCCTGACGCAGGAGGAAGGCTCGCGGTGTCCCCAGCAGGGACTAGTTAGAGGCCAAGGCCCTGCTGTGTCGGGGAGGCAGCCGGCAGGCACGTGTGGCCCGCACGGGGAGCGGCAGTCCCGCAGGAGGGCCCGGTCGGCCGGGCAGCGGGTGAATTTTGCTCCTCGTGAGGTGAAGAGAGGAGGGAGCATCCATCGCGGGA is drawn from Panthera leo isolate Ple1 chromosome B1, P.leo_Ple1_pat1.1, whole genome shotgun sequence and contains these coding sequences:
- the SPON2 gene encoding spondin-2 — protein: MSSNVISPRLRGCGAGPGPHWPAGRCPACEPQLGAPAATIRCPHPRHPPSGRACWVMGAPSQATTWGRALWALLLATLGSAASQPLGAESVCTARPLAKYSLTFTGKWSQTAFPKQYPLFRPPAQWSSLLGAAHSSDYSMWRKNQYVSDGLRDFAERGEAWALMRELEAAGEKLQSVHEVFSAPAVPSGTGHTSAELEAHARHSLVSFVVRIVPSPDWFVGVDSLDLCDGDRWREQVEVDLYPYDAGTDSGFTFSSPNFATIPQDTVTEITSSSPSHPANSFYYPRLKSLPPIARVTLVRLRQNPRTFVLPPPGPLGGGNEITDSLSGPETPLDCEVSLWSSWGLCGGPCGKLGAKSRTRYVRVQPANHGTPCPELEEEAECVPDNCV